In one Drosophila pseudoobscura strain MV-25-SWS-2005 chromosome X, UCI_Dpse_MV25, whole genome shotgun sequence genomic region, the following are encoded:
- the Fdx2 gene encoding adrenodoxin-like protein 2, mitochondrial, which translates to MLVINTCRNTARLALRSAWLRNNVPISSPIASRTFSLGLALKQQDVVNVTFVRANGTKIKTSGKVGDSLLDVVVNNSVDLDGFGACEGTLTCSTCHLIFKTNDFEKLPDKPGDEELDMLDLAYELTDTSRLGCQITLSKDMDGLEVHVPSTINDARSA; encoded by the exons aTGCTAGTCATCAACACTTGCAGAAACACGGCGAGGCTGGCCCTGCGGAGCGCCTGGCTGAGAAACAACGTTCCAATCAGTTCCCCAATTGCCTCGCGCACTTTCTCGCTGGGGCTGGCCCTGAAGCAGCAAGATGT CGTTAACGTAACCTTCGTACGTGCCAATGGCACCAAGATCAAGACATCCGGCAAGGTGGGCGACTCCCTGCTTGACGTGGTGGTCAACAACAGCGTGGACCTCGATGGTTTCGGCGCCTGCGAAGGCACCCTGACCTGCTCCACGTGCCACCTGATCTTCAAGACCAACGACTTCGAGAAGCTGCCCGACAAGCCCGGCGACGAGGAGCTCGACATGCTGGACCTGGCCTACGAACTGACTGACACCTCGCGTCTGGGATGCCAAATCACCCTCTCGAAGGACATGGATGGATTGGAAGTGCACGTCCCGTCCACCATCAACGATGCGCGCTCCGCGTAA